A part of Candidatus Margulisiibacteriota bacterium genomic DNA contains:
- a CDS encoding 50S ribosomal protein L25 — MMKKIQIEAKSRDQKAAAVRRAGLIPAVVYGKGMEPVSVSVDSKGFMAVMRGSAGKNALITLNVEQKSGKTSFPVLAHDIESDAITDKVTHIDFLKVDLEKEIRTKVPVVLTGEAEGVKLDGGILVQAIRQLEVKCLPTAIPDKIEVDVTTLKIGASIHVSQVVPPKGVSITSFGEDVVVTVSAPAKEEEVAAPVEAAAVAGEVPAAEAGAAGAAAAPGAPAAAGAAAPEAAKTDAKAKAAPKQGK, encoded by the coding sequence ATGATGAAAAAGATCCAGATAGAGGCCAAGTCAAGGGACCAAAAAGCAGCAGCCGTGCGAAGGGCCGGCCTTATACCCGCCGTAGTCTACGGCAAGGGAATGGAGCCTGTTTCCGTGTCGGTTGACAGCAAAGGTTTTATGGCTGTGATGAGGGGGAGCGCCGGAAAGAACGCCCTTATCACTCTCAATGTTGAACAGAAGAGCGGAAAGACCAGCTTTCCGGTGCTTGCACACGATATTGAGTCCGATGCCATTACTGACAAAGTCACTCATATAGACTTCTTAAAAGTGGACCTTGAGAAGGAAATACGCACCAAGGTGCCTGTTGTCCTAACAGGGGAGGCCGAAGGTGTCAAACTTGACGGCGGCATCCTTGTTCAGGCAATAAGACAGCTTGAGGTCAAGTGTCTTCCTACCGCCATTCCTGACAAGATAGAGGTGGATGTTACTACTCTCAAGATCGGCGCTTCGATACATGTTTCTCAGGTGGTCCCTCCAAAAGGCGTCTCTATCACTTCTTTTGGAGAGGATGTTGTTGTCACTGTTTCGGCTCCTGCCAAAGAAGAGGAAGTTGCTGCTCCTGTTGAAGCTGCTGCTGTTGCAGGGGAGGTCCCAGCGGCCGAAGCCGGCGCTGCCGGCGCCGCTGCAGCTCCCGGAGCCCCTGCCGCTGCCGGAGCCGCCGCGCCTGAGGCCGCAAAGACCGATGCCAAGGCAAAAGCCGCGCCGAAACAAGGCAAATAG
- the hisI gene encoding phosphoribosyl-AMP cyclohydrolase, giving the protein MDMTQDELKGLKIKFNNEGLVPAIAQDHKTGEVLMLAYMNREALERTVKEKKAWYWSRSRNKFWMKGEQSGHIQDVKEVYYDCDIDAILLKVDQTGPACHTGNRSCFYRKIKI; this is encoded by the coding sequence ATGGACATGACTCAGGATGAGCTTAAGGGCCTCAAAATAAAGTTTAACAACGAAGGGCTGGTCCCGGCCATTGCGCAGGATCACAAGACCGGAGAGGTGCTGATGCTGGCTTATATGAACCGGGAAGCGCTTGAGCGCACGGTCAAAGAAAAAAAGGCCTGGTACTGGAGCAGGAGCAGGAACAAGTTCTGGATGAAAGGGGAGCAGTCGGGGCATATCCAGGACGTTAAAGAGGTATATTACGACTGCGATATTGACGCTATACTGCTCAAGGTAGACCAGACCGGACCTGCATGCCACACGGGCAACCGCAGTTGTTTTTACCGAAAAATTAAGATATAA